Proteins encoded within one genomic window of Amorphoplanes friuliensis DSM 7358:
- a CDS encoding GNAT family N-acetyltransferase, producing the protein MSVVIRALRGGDVGAVVEFSLRAWAPVFESFNKVLGEDIYQRVYPDWLASQARDVAQVCRDHAGTTWVAEDDGAPVGFVAVVVSDDRRSADIEMIAVDPRWQRLGVSRALMDFALEQMRAAGVRLVGVVTGGDPGHEPARRAYESAGFTALPLVRYYKAL; encoded by the coding sequence ATGTCTGTCGTGATCAGGGCGCTGCGTGGTGGGGATGTCGGGGCGGTTGTTGAGTTTTCTCTGCGGGCCTGGGCTCCGGTTTTTGAGTCCTTCAACAAAGTGCTTGGCGAGGACATCTATCAGCGTGTCTATCCGGACTGGCTGGCCTCGCAGGCTCGGGATGTTGCTCAGGTTTGCCGGGATCATGCGGGGACTACCTGGGTTGCGGAGGATGACGGCGCGCCGGTCGGGTTTGTTGCTGTTGTCGTCAGTGACGATCGGCGGAGTGCTGACATCGAGATGATTGCCGTTGATCCTCGGTGGCAGCGGCTTGGTGTCAGCCGGGCGTTGATGGATTTTGCTTTGGAGCAGATGCGGGCGGCCGGGGTCCGGCTTGTCGGGGTGGTCACCGGTGGGGATCCGGGGCATGAGCCTGCCCGGCGGGCTTATGAGAGTGCGGGGTTCACCGCGTTGCCTCTGGTGCGGTACTACAAGGCGTTGTGA
- a CDS encoding GNAT family N-acetyltransferase has product MLDLVEPLVTPRLLLRPFRTGDEEALLDLRSRPEVVRHLYWPPPTPDGVRDVVRQRLTMTKLAADGDCLVLAAEDRETGRLLGELDLSLVSVENRHAEIGIILHPDAQGRGLATETARALLDLAFDRLDLHRVTASTNSGNEASARALLRLGFRQEGHLVQCVRFADAWHDELIFAMLASEWAGAPGRIVA; this is encoded by the coding sequence GTGCTGGATCTCGTGGAGCCCTTGGTCACCCCGCGCCTGCTGCTGCGGCCCTTCCGGACCGGTGACGAGGAGGCCCTCCTCGACCTGCGCAGCCGGCCCGAAGTTGTGCGTCACCTCTACTGGCCACCGCCCACACCCGACGGTGTCCGCGACGTGGTCCGGCAGCGGCTGACCATGACCAAGCTGGCCGCGGACGGTGACTGCCTGGTCCTGGCGGCCGAGGACCGCGAGACCGGCCGCCTGCTCGGTGAGCTCGACCTTTCCCTGGTCAGCGTGGAGAACCGCCACGCCGAGATCGGCATCATCCTGCACCCGGACGCGCAGGGCCGCGGCCTGGCGACCGAGACGGCAAGAGCCCTGCTCGACCTGGCCTTCGACCGGCTGGACCTGCACCGGGTCACGGCGAGCACCAACTCCGGCAACGAGGCCTCGGCCCGGGCCCTGCTCCGGCTCGGCTTCCGCCAGGAGGGCCACCTCGTCCAGTGTGTCCGCTTCGCCGACGCCTGGCACGACGAGCTCATCTTCGCGATGCTGGCGTCGGAATGGGCCGGCGCGCCGGGCAGGATCGTCGCATGA
- a CDS encoding mannitol dehydrogenase family protein, producing MLPLNARNLSSLPGELPVPAYDRGALRTGIVHFGVGGFHRAHEAMYLDRLMNDGKALDWAICGVGVMPADRRMRDALDGQDGLYTLVVKAPDGTLEPRVIGSIKEYLFAPDDPEAVIEKMASADVRIVSLTVTEGGYNFNAVTGEFVADNPDVQHDLQPGNPPKTTFGLITAALARRRERGSAPFTIMSCDNIQGNGHAARRSFVAYANLVDPELGAWVEEHVAFPNSMVDRITPVTTDDDREEVRKRFGVDDAWPVVCEPFTQWALEDAFPLGRPPFEDAGVQVVADVEPYELMKLRLLNASHQALCYFGYLSGFRLVHDVTQDSLFADFLLAYMDREATPTLEPVPGIDLDEYKHQLIDRFSNAQVKDTVARLCAESSDRIPKWLLPVIRHNLETGGEILRATAVVASWARYAEGVDEQGQKIEVVDRLRDTLVATAQRQAEDPLAFIANRDLFGDLIDNERFVSTYRSVLASLHSKGARATLEELATAS from the coding sequence ATGTTGCCGCTCAATGCCCGGAATCTGTCGTCTCTGCCGGGGGAACTGCCCGTCCCGGCCTACGACCGCGGCGCGCTGCGGACCGGGATCGTGCACTTCGGTGTGGGCGGGTTCCACCGGGCGCACGAGGCGATGTACCTCGATCGGCTGATGAACGACGGCAAGGCGCTGGACTGGGCGATCTGCGGTGTCGGTGTCATGCCCGCGGACCGGCGCATGCGGGACGCCCTGGACGGGCAGGACGGGCTCTACACGCTGGTCGTGAAGGCGCCCGACGGCACGCTCGAGCCGCGGGTGATCGGTTCGATCAAGGAGTATCTCTTCGCGCCGGACGATCCCGAGGCGGTCATCGAGAAGATGGCGTCCGCCGACGTCCGGATCGTCTCGCTGACGGTCACCGAGGGCGGGTACAACTTCAACGCCGTCACCGGTGAGTTCGTCGCCGACAACCCCGACGTGCAGCACGACCTGCAGCCCGGCAACCCGCCGAAGACCACGTTCGGCCTGATCACCGCCGCGCTGGCCCGCCGGCGCGAGCGCGGCTCGGCCCCGTTCACGATCATGAGCTGCGACAACATCCAGGGCAACGGGCACGCCGCGCGGCGCAGCTTCGTCGCGTACGCGAATCTGGTCGACCCCGAGCTGGGCGCCTGGGTCGAGGAGCACGTGGCCTTCCCGAACAGCATGGTCGACCGGATCACACCGGTGACCACGGACGACGACCGCGAGGAGGTCCGCAAGCGGTTCGGGGTGGACGACGCCTGGCCGGTCGTCTGCGAACCGTTCACGCAGTGGGCCCTCGAGGACGCGTTCCCCCTGGGCCGCCCGCCCTTCGAGGACGCGGGTGTGCAGGTCGTCGCCGACGTCGAACCGTACGAGCTGATGAAGCTGCGCCTGCTCAACGCCAGCCACCAGGCACTGTGCTACTTCGGCTACCTGTCCGGGTTCAGGCTCGTGCACGACGTCACGCAGGACTCGCTGTTCGCGGACTTCCTGCTGGCGTACATGGACCGCGAGGCGACGCCGACCCTTGAGCCGGTGCCGGGCATCGACCTCGACGAGTACAAGCACCAGCTCATCGACCGTTTCTCGAACGCCCAGGTCAAGGACACCGTCGCCCGCCTGTGCGCGGAAAGCTCCGACCGCATCCCGAAGTGGCTGCTGCCGGTCATCCGCCACAACCTCGAAACCGGCGGCGAGATCCTGCGCGCCACCGCCGTCGTCGCCAGCTGGGCCCGGTACGCCGAGGGCGTCGACGAGCAGGGCCAGAAGATCGAGGTGGTCGACCGCCTCCGCGACACCCTCGTGGCGACGGCACAACGCCAGGCGGAGGACCCGCTCGCCTTCATCGCCAACCGCGACCTCTTCGGCGACCTGATCGACAACGAGCGCTTCGTCTCCACGTACCGCTCGGTGCTGGCCTCCCTGCACAGCAAGGGCGCCCGGGCAACACTCGAGGAGCTGGCCACGGCCTCCTGA
- a CDS encoding pectate lyase translates to MASSPAKNSHARRLALATVVAAALGAAAIAFTQNASAATAWPSAQGNVTVSKTTTVTGTFDGGLKRFAGLGDGGQGESQDPMFQLADGATLKNVILGTPAGDGIHCTGSCTLTNVWWEDVGEDAATFKGGTSAKYTVDGGGARSASDKVFQHNGGGTLTVKNFQVSDFGKLYRSCGNCKTQYKRAVILQNITATAPGKVLAGVNTNFGDTATFSGITIVGDTKKKIGICDRFTGNATGKEPTKTGSGADGKSCLFNASDITYK, encoded by the coding sequence TTGGCGTCCTCCCCCGCAAAGAACTCGCACGCCCGCCGGCTCGCCCTGGCGACAGTTGTCGCCGCCGCCCTGGGCGCCGCCGCGATCGCCTTCACGCAGAACGCCTCCGCGGCCACCGCCTGGCCCTCAGCCCAAGGCAATGTGACGGTCAGTAAGACAACCACCGTCACCGGCACCTTCGACGGCGGCCTCAAACGCTTCGCCGGCCTCGGCGACGGCGGCCAGGGCGAAAGCCAGGACCCGATGTTCCAGCTCGCCGACGGCGCCACCCTCAAGAACGTCATCCTCGGTACGCCCGCCGGCGACGGCATCCACTGCACCGGCTCCTGCACCCTGACCAACGTCTGGTGGGAGGACGTCGGCGAGGACGCCGCCACCTTCAAGGGCGGCACGTCAGCGAAGTACACAGTGGACGGCGGCGGTGCTCGTTCCGCGTCGGACAAGGTGTTTCAGCACAACGGCGGCGGCACCCTGACCGTCAAGAACTTCCAGGTCAGCGACTTCGGCAAGCTCTACCGCTCCTGCGGCAACTGCAAAACCCAGTACAAGCGCGCGGTGATCCTCCAGAACATCACGGCAACCGCCCCCGGCAAGGTCCTGGCCGGCGTCAATACCAACTTCGGCGACACCGCAACCTTCTCAGGCATCACCATCGTCGGCGACACCAAGAAGAAGATCGGCATCTGCGACCGCTTCACCGGCAACGCCACCGGCAAGGAACCAACCAAGACTGGCTCCGGCGCAGACGGCAAAAGCTGCCTTTTCAACGCCTCGGACATCACCTACAAGTAG
- the aceB gene encoding malate synthase A codes for METVTVAPSAYDDILTPEAIAFVVALDREFGARRVQLLERRRRRRTARTTELDFLESTRDIRTDDTWSVAPPADDLSDRRVEITGPPERKMTVNALNSGAKVWMADFEDATAPTWDNVVSGQRNLRDALDGTLDFTAPDGREYRIGTDLPTIMVRPRGWHLPECHVRIGGRAVSASLFDFGLYLFHCGRKQIDRGSGPYFYLPKLESHLEARLWNDVFVYAQNLLGIPRGTIRATVLIETITAAFEMEEILYELREHSAGLNAGRWDYLFSMIKNRPDVVLPERSQITMTAPFMRAYTELLVKTCHQRGAHAIGGMAAVVPSRDPVAAKRALNQVRQDKRREVGDGFDGSWVAHPGLVETCREVFDQWLGFEPHQIVRKRDDVRVTAKELLDIHTSAVTVSEVALRTNVSVALRYVAAWLGGRGAVALGGLMEDAATAEICRTQLWQWISTGTPTDYGVPVTAGLVVRMLREELDVLAETGALDEDSARRFGQARTLLTVLLSERTCPEFLTLPAYLRHLTAGATLQPVAAA; via the coding sequence ATGGAGACCGTGACCGTCGCCCCGTCCGCGTACGACGACATCCTGACCCCCGAGGCGATCGCGTTTGTCGTGGCGCTGGACCGCGAGTTCGGCGCCCGGCGGGTGCAGCTGCTCGAGCGGCGCCGCCGCCGGCGGACGGCCCGCACCACCGAGCTGGACTTCCTCGAGTCCACCCGCGACATCCGCACCGACGACACCTGGTCGGTGGCCCCTCCGGCCGACGACCTGAGCGACCGGCGCGTGGAGATCACCGGCCCGCCCGAACGCAAGATGACCGTCAACGCGCTGAACTCCGGCGCGAAGGTGTGGATGGCGGACTTCGAGGACGCAACCGCGCCGACCTGGGACAACGTCGTCTCAGGTCAGCGCAACCTGCGGGACGCACTCGACGGCACCCTGGACTTCACGGCGCCGGACGGCCGCGAGTACAGGATCGGCACAGACCTGCCCACGATCATGGTCCGGCCGCGCGGCTGGCACCTGCCGGAATGCCACGTGCGCATCGGCGGGCGGGCGGTGTCGGCGTCGCTGTTCGACTTCGGGCTCTACCTCTTCCACTGCGGGCGCAAGCAGATCGACCGCGGCAGCGGCCCGTACTTCTACCTGCCCAAACTGGAGAGTCACCTCGAGGCCCGCCTCTGGAACGACGTCTTCGTCTACGCCCAGAACCTGCTCGGCATACCCCGCGGCACGATCCGCGCGACGGTCCTGATCGAGACGATCACCGCGGCCTTCGAGATGGAGGAGATCCTGTACGAGCTGCGCGAGCACTCGGCCGGGCTCAACGCGGGCCGCTGGGACTACCTCTTCAGCATGATCAAGAACCGTCCGGACGTCGTCCTGCCGGAACGCTCCCAGATCACGATGACGGCGCCGTTCATGCGGGCGTACACGGAGTTGCTCGTCAAGACCTGCCACCAGCGCGGGGCGCACGCGATCGGCGGCATGGCCGCCGTCGTCCCCAGCCGTGACCCGGTGGCCGCCAAGCGCGCGCTCAACCAGGTCCGCCAGGACAAGCGGCGGGAGGTCGGCGACGGCTTCGACGGCTCCTGGGTGGCCCACCCCGGCCTGGTCGAGACGTGCCGGGAGGTCTTCGACCAGTGGCTGGGCTTCGAACCCCACCAGATCGTCCGCAAGCGCGACGACGTCCGGGTCACCGCCAAGGAACTCCTCGACATCCACACCAGCGCGGTCACCGTCAGCGAGGTGGCCCTGCGCACCAACGTCAGCGTCGCCCTGCGTTACGTGGCCGCCTGGCTCGGCGGCCGCGGCGCAGTGGCCCTCGGCGGCCTGATGGAGGACGCCGCCACGGCCGAGATCTGCCGCACCCAGCTCTGGCAGTGGATCTCGACGGGCACCCCGACCGACTACGGCGTGCCGGTCACGGCGGGACTGGTCGTCCGCATGCTCCGCGAGGAACTCGACGTCCTGGCCGAGACGGGCGCACTCGACGAGGACTCGGCCCGGCGCTTCGGCCAGGCTCGCACCCTCCTGACGGTCCTGCTGTCCGAACGCACTTGCCCGGAATTCCTCACCCTCCCCGCGTACCTCCGCCACCTGACCGCCGGCGCAACCCTGCAACCCGTCGCCGCCGCCTGA
- a CDS encoding XRE family transcriptional regulator: MTASDVDLVTLGQRLRHQRRAKGLTLDQLSAVVGRAPSQLSLIENGKREPKLSVLQAIAGALGVPMQDLLRPEAPSRRAGLEIELAHFQREPAYAALGLPAVRGGRRLPADALESLIGLHRELTRLLTEQSATPELARRANQQLRVEMRERDNYFAHIEAAAAKVLQSVRHTTGPLSQRGILDIAAQLGFSLHYVNDLPGSARSVTDLRNRKIYLPQVASGKGHDPRAVVLQTLGHFVLGHNDPADYGDFLRQRVEVNYFAAALLMPEKFATDFLRDAKADRALAIDDFRDAFGVSYETAAHRFTNLVTHHFGIPVHFARVHESGTVYKAYENDDVRFPTDVTGAIEGQPVCRKWASRTVFSSDDPYSSFYQFTDTGKGTYWCTVHVESTRSGEFSVTVGTPYQHARWFRGGDTTRRTVSSCPDPTCCRRPPAELVESWAGQAWPSARVHSHLLAALPPGTFPGVDAQDVYEFLQRRSG, encoded by the coding sequence GTGACGGCTTCCGATGTTGACCTCGTGACCCTCGGGCAGCGGCTGCGGCACCAGCGGCGGGCCAAGGGGCTGACACTCGACCAGCTCAGCGCGGTCGTCGGGCGGGCGCCCTCGCAGCTGTCGCTGATCGAGAACGGCAAGCGGGAGCCGAAACTCAGCGTCCTGCAGGCGATCGCGGGCGCTCTGGGCGTACCGATGCAGGATCTGCTGCGACCGGAGGCGCCGAGTCGGCGCGCCGGGCTGGAGATCGAGCTGGCCCATTTTCAGCGCGAACCGGCCTATGCGGCGCTCGGGTTGCCGGCCGTGCGGGGTGGGCGGCGGTTGCCGGCCGACGCGCTGGAGTCGCTGATCGGCCTGCACCGCGAGCTGACCCGCCTGCTGACCGAGCAGAGTGCGACGCCCGAGTTGGCGCGGCGGGCCAATCAGCAGCTGCGCGTGGAGATGCGCGAGCGCGACAACTACTTCGCGCACATCGAGGCGGCCGCGGCGAAGGTGCTGCAATCAGTGCGGCACACGACCGGCCCGCTATCGCAGCGCGGCATCCTCGACATCGCCGCGCAGCTCGGCTTCTCGTTGCACTACGTGAACGACCTGCCCGGCTCCGCACGCTCGGTGACCGACCTGCGCAACCGGAAGATCTACCTGCCGCAGGTGGCCAGCGGCAAGGGCCACGACCCGCGCGCGGTGGTGCTGCAGACGCTCGGCCACTTCGTGCTCGGCCACAACGACCCGGCCGACTACGGCGACTTCCTGCGCCAGCGCGTCGAGGTCAACTACTTCGCGGCGGCGCTGCTGATGCCCGAGAAGTTCGCGACCGACTTCCTGCGCGACGCCAAGGCCGACCGGGCGCTGGCCATCGACGACTTCCGCGACGCGTTCGGCGTCTCCTACGAGACGGCGGCGCACCGCTTCACCAACCTCGTGACCCACCACTTCGGCATCCCGGTCCACTTCGCGCGCGTCCACGAGAGCGGCACGGTCTACAAGGCGTACGAGAACGACGACGTGCGTTTCCCCACCGACGTCACGGGCGCGATCGAGGGCCAGCCGGTGTGCCGCAAGTGGGCGTCCCGCACGGTGTTCTCGTCCGACGATCCGTACTCGTCGTTCTACCAGTTCACGGACACGGGCAAGGGCACGTACTGGTGCACGGTGCACGTGGAGTCGACCCGCTCGGGGGAGTTCTCCGTGACGGTGGGGACGCCGTACCAGCATGCCCGCTGGTTCCGCGGGGGTGACACGACCCGGCGTACGGTGTCGTCCTGCCCGGACCCGACGTGCTGCCGGCGGCCGCCCGCCGAGCTGGTGGAGAGCTGGGCGGGTCAGGCCTGGCCGAGCGCCCGCGTCCACTCCCACCTGCTCGCGGCCCTCCCGCCGGGCACGTTCCCCGGCGTCGACGCCCAGGACGTCTACGAGTTCCTGCAGCGCCGCTCAGGCTGA
- a CDS encoding maleylpyruvate isomerase family mycothiol-dependent enzyme produces the protein MVTDPVLDAFAAEAGRLAEAVASVGVEEWALPTRCSPWTVAGLLGHVVTVIGWIPGMLGGEAPLSADVSARAYYRADKRFSPESNSVRIALGIERAGSGGPALAREFLALQERVVGLCRLESPDRVVRTRHGDAMLLTDFLVTRIVEVGLHGVDLADALGREPWLTPAAAAVLKDLYGTGEVVGMDDVTLLKMLSGRLPASGIDLAGSNPLTLG, from the coding sequence GTGGTGACTGACCCCGTTCTTGATGCCTTCGCGGCTGAGGCCGGGCGGCTCGCTGAGGCTGTGGCATCGGTGGGGGTTGAGGAGTGGGCGCTGCCTACGCGGTGCTCGCCGTGGACGGTTGCCGGGTTGCTGGGTCACGTGGTGACGGTGATCGGGTGGATTCCGGGGATGCTGGGTGGTGAGGCGCCCTTGTCGGCTGACGTTTCGGCTCGGGCGTATTACCGGGCTGACAAACGCTTTTCGCCGGAGTCGAATTCTGTGCGGATCGCTCTGGGGATTGAAAGGGCTGGGAGTGGGGGGCCTGCTCTGGCACGTGAGTTCTTGGCGTTGCAGGAGCGGGTTGTCGGGTTGTGCCGTCTGGAATCGCCTGATCGTGTGGTCCGCACTCGTCACGGTGACGCGATGCTGCTGACCGACTTTCTGGTCACTCGGATCGTCGAGGTGGGTCTTCATGGGGTGGACCTGGCCGACGCCCTCGGCCGTGAGCCGTGGCTGACGCCGGCTGCTGCTGCGGTCCTCAAAGATCTGTACGGAACCGGTGAGGTCGTGGGGATGGATGACGTCACCCTGCTGAAGATGCTCTCCGGGCGTCTTCCGGCTTCTGGGATTGATCTGGCGGGTTCTAATCCTTTGACGCTTGGGTGA
- a CDS encoding glycoside hydrolase family 9 protein: protein MEALPRRPPVIRALGATALLAVALTAIGPASPAAADEVEQLVNGGFTSGTEPWWSTAGMPITLRDGKACVDVPGGTVNRWDAAVGQNDIDLVEGETYRYSFTASGDPAGHVARAIVGLSVAPYDTYFEASPVLSVAGDTYSYTFTSAVTTAQAQVALQVGGSADPWGLCLDDVSLVGGVPPEVYQPDTGPRVRVNQVAYLPRGPKKATLVTETTTKLPWQLKNAAGTTVARGHTVPRGVDVSSGQNVQTIDFSRYRKHGTGFTLVADGETSRPFDIDAAAYEQLRIDALKFYYTQRSGIEIKESLRPGYARPAGHVDVAPNLGDGAVPCQSGVCDYKLDVTGGWYDAGDHGKYVVNGGISTWELLNQFERTSEPARLRDGTLAIPESGNRVPDILDEVRWELDFLLKMQVPAGQPLAGMVHHKIHDANWTGLPLMPHLDPQQRELHPVSTAATLNLAATAAQAARIYKRYDPAFARRALAAARTAYTAALAEPARYAPESDGVGGGAYNDSKVDDDFYWAAAELYLTTGDKKYADAILASPVHTADIFGPGAFDWASTAVAGRLDLALIPNKLPGRSAIRDSIVRGADKYLAIQAGHAYGVPYAPANNMWDWGSNSTILNNLVVVASAYDLTHRDKYRDGVVEGMDYLFGRNALNYSYVTGYGEVSSQNEHSRWYAHQLDPSLPNPPKGSLAGGANSSIQDPVAQSKLAGCVGQFCYIDDIQSWSTNELTINWNSALAWVASFVADQN, encoded by the coding sequence ATGGAAGCGCTCCCAAGGAGACCGCCCGTGATCCGCGCCCTCGGTGCCACCGCTCTGCTCGCCGTAGCTCTGACCGCGATAGGGCCGGCGTCCCCGGCCGCCGCGGACGAGGTCGAGCAGCTCGTCAACGGCGGCTTCACCTCCGGCACCGAACCGTGGTGGTCCACCGCGGGCATGCCGATCACCCTGCGCGACGGCAAGGCGTGTGTGGACGTCCCCGGCGGCACCGTCAACCGGTGGGACGCCGCGGTCGGCCAGAACGACATCGACCTCGTCGAGGGGGAGACCTACCGGTACTCGTTCACCGCGAGCGGCGACCCGGCCGGGCACGTCGCGCGGGCGATCGTCGGGCTCTCGGTCGCGCCGTACGACACGTACTTCGAGGCGTCACCGGTCCTGAGCGTGGCGGGTGACACCTACTCGTACACGTTCACCTCGGCCGTGACGACCGCCCAGGCGCAGGTCGCTCTCCAGGTCGGCGGCAGCGCCGACCCATGGGGGCTGTGCCTCGACGACGTCTCCCTGGTCGGCGGCGTGCCACCGGAGGTCTACCAGCCGGACACCGGGCCCCGCGTCCGCGTCAACCAGGTCGCCTACCTGCCGCGCGGCCCGAAGAAGGCCACGCTGGTCACCGAGACGACCACCAAGCTGCCGTGGCAGCTCAAGAACGCCGCGGGCACCACCGTCGCCCGCGGCCACACCGTCCCGCGCGGCGTCGACGTCTCCTCCGGGCAGAACGTCCAGACCATCGACTTCAGCCGGTACCGCAAACACGGCACCGGATTCACCCTGGTCGCCGACGGCGAGACGAGCCGGCCGTTCGACATCGACGCCGCCGCCTACGAGCAGCTGCGGATCGACGCGCTGAAGTTCTACTACACCCAGCGCAGCGGCATCGAGATCAAAGAATCACTGCGTCCCGGGTACGCCCGCCCGGCCGGACACGTCGACGTCGCCCCGAACCTCGGTGACGGCGCGGTGCCGTGCCAGAGCGGTGTCTGCGACTACAAGCTGGACGTCACCGGCGGCTGGTACGACGCCGGCGACCACGGCAAGTACGTCGTCAACGGCGGCATCTCCACCTGGGAACTGCTCAACCAGTTCGAGCGCACCTCCGAACCGGCCCGCCTCCGCGACGGCACCCTGGCCATCCCCGAGAGCGGCAACCGCGTCCCGGACATCCTCGACGAGGTCCGCTGGGAGCTCGACTTCCTGCTGAAGATGCAGGTCCCGGCCGGTCAGCCGCTCGCCGGCATGGTCCACCACAAGATCCACGACGCGAACTGGACCGGGCTGCCGCTCATGCCGCACCTCGACCCCCAGCAGCGTGAACTCCACCCCGTCTCGACCGCCGCGACCCTCAACCTCGCCGCCACGGCAGCGCAGGCAGCCCGCATCTACAAGCGGTACGACCCGGCGTTCGCCCGGCGGGCGCTGGCCGCGGCCCGGACCGCGTACACCGCGGCACTGGCCGAGCCCGCACGGTATGCGCCCGAGTCCGACGGTGTCGGCGGTGGCGCGTACAACGACAGCAAGGTCGACGACGACTTCTACTGGGCCGCCGCCGAGCTCTACCTGACCACGGGTGACAAGAAGTACGCCGACGCGATCCTGGCCTCACCGGTGCACACCGCCGACATCTTCGGCCCCGGCGCCTTCGACTGGGCCAGCACCGCCGTCGCCGGCCGCCTCGACCTCGCCCTGATCCCCAACAAGCTGCCGGGCCGCTCCGCGATCCGCGACTCGATCGTCCGCGGCGCCGACAAGTACCTCGCCATCCAGGCCGGGCACGCGTACGGCGTCCCCTACGCCCCCGCGAACAACATGTGGGACTGGGGCTCGAACAGCACCATCCTCAACAACCTCGTCGTCGTCGCCTCGGCGTACGACCTCACCCACCGTGACAAGTACCGCGACGGTGTTGTCGAAGGCATGGACTACCTGTTCGGCCGCAACGCGCTCAACTACTCCTACGTCACCGGGTACGGGGAAGTGAGCTCGCAGAACGAGCACAGCCGCTGGTACGCCCACCAGCTCGACCCGTCCCTGCCCAACCCGCCGAAGGGCTCGCTCGCCGGCGGTGCCAACTCGTCGATCCAGGACCCGGTGGCGCAGAGCAAACTCGCCGGGTGCGTCGGCCAGTTCTGCTACATCGACGACATCCAGTCCTGGTCGACGAACGAACTCACGATCAACTGGAACTCGGCCCTCGCCTGGGTCGCCTCGTTCGTCGCCGACCAGAACTAG
- the aceA gene encoding isocitrate lyase: MTDQLTEVRGGTAADLTRAWAGDPRWLGVTRSYTAHDVVKLRGSVQEQHTLAERGARRLWELLHDEEYINALGAMTGGQAVQQVRAGLKAIYLSGWQVAADANLSGHTYPDQSLYPANSVPAVVRRINNALLRADQIDTAAGKHDRDWLAPIVADAEAGFGGPLNAFELMKAMIVAGAAGVHWEDQLASEKKCGHLGGKVLVPTAQHIRTLNAARLAADVAGVPSLIIARTDALAADLLTTDVDERDQPFLTGERTAEGFYRVRSGPEAAIARGVAYADYADLIWCETGKPDLEFARSFAEAVHKVHPDKMLAYNCSPSFNWKRNLDDATIARFQKELGAMGYKFQFVTLAGFHALNHSMFELSKGYASDGMSAYVKLQEAEFAAETDGYTATKHQAEVGTGYFDAVSTALNPESSTTALSGSTEAEQF, from the coding sequence ATGACTGATCAGCTGACCGAAGTCAGGGGCGGTACCGCCGCGGACCTCACTCGGGCGTGGGCCGGCGATCCCCGTTGGCTGGGCGTCACCCGCAGCTACACGGCGCACGACGTCGTCAAGCTGCGCGGCAGCGTCCAGGAGCAACACACCCTGGCCGAGCGCGGTGCGCGCCGGCTGTGGGAGCTGCTGCACGACGAGGAGTACATCAACGCTCTCGGCGCGATGACCGGCGGCCAGGCCGTGCAGCAGGTGCGGGCCGGGCTCAAGGCGATCTACCTGTCCGGCTGGCAGGTGGCGGCGGACGCGAACCTGTCCGGTCACACCTACCCGGACCAGAGCCTCTACCCCGCGAACTCCGTGCCGGCGGTGGTGCGCCGGATCAACAACGCGCTGTTGCGCGCCGACCAGATCGACACGGCCGCCGGCAAACACGACCGGGACTGGCTGGCGCCGATCGTCGCCGACGCGGAGGCCGGTTTCGGCGGTCCGCTCAACGCGTTCGAGCTGATGAAGGCGATGATCGTCGCCGGTGCCGCGGGCGTGCACTGGGAGGACCAGCTCGCGTCGGAGAAGAAGTGCGGCCACCTCGGCGGGAAGGTGCTCGTCCCGACCGCCCAGCACATCCGTACGCTGAACGCCGCCCGTCTCGCCGCCGACGTCGCCGGTGTGCCGAGCCTCATCATCGCCCGTACCGATGCGCTGGCCGCCGATCTGCTCACCACCGATGTGGACGAGCGCGACCAGCCGTTCCTGACCGGTGAGCGTACGGCCGAGGGTTTCTACCGGGTGCGCAGCGGCCCGGAAGCGGCAATCGCCCGCGGTGTCGCCTACGCGGACTACGCCGACCTCATCTGGTGCGAGACCGGCAAGCCGGACCTGGAGTTCGCGCGGTCGTTCGCCGAGGCCGTGCACAAGGTGCACCCGGACAAGATGCTGGCCTACAACTGCTCGCCGTCGTTCAACTGGAAGCGCAACCTCGACGACGCCACGATCGCGCGGTTCCAGAAGGAGCTCGGCGCGATGGGCTACAAGTTCCAGTTCGTGACGCTGGCCGGCTTCCACGCGCTCAACCACTCGATGTTCGAGCTGTCCAAGGGCTATGCGTCCGACGGCATGAGTGCGTACGTGAAGCTCCAGGAGGCCGAGTTCGCGGCCGAGACCGACGGTTACACCGCGACCAAGCACCAGGCCGAGGTCGGTACGGGCTACTTCGACGCCGTCTCGACCGCCCTGAACCCCGAGAGCTCGACGACCGCGCTGTCCGGCTCGACCGAAGCGGAGCAGTTCTGA